One Oncorhynchus keta strain PuntledgeMale-10-30-2019 chromosome 22, Oket_V2, whole genome shotgun sequence DNA window includes the following coding sequences:
- the LOC118400768 gene encoding beta-1,3-galactosyltransferase 2-like → MELQHLNISGTSGNSNKTEDSGTCQCMRFLHRRCFVLLLAVGILVIFYVTTLFTVHISQTPLWLLGGQDLTPLSYINGNEGEFFPPYNVAYPQKYKFVLDEPHECQDRSPFLLLMVPVAPGNLVAREDIRKTWGKESLVLGRAVRLFFLLGLPSGAEAERMQEEVLLENQQYHDMLQSDFQDSYFNLTIKTMVMLEWLASRCPGASFAMKIDSDMFLNVHNLVNMLIDPTTPKHNYITGKFSQNTQVVRDRTSKWYIPNKVYPSTKFPPYLLGNGYVFSIDLPEKIVEASKQVRAIFLEDAYLGMCLSHLGIAASYPPNSSLFKLSMPYTHNRCYYSTVITTEMDHVSDLLRVWEDLQRPGTPC, encoded by the exons ATGGAACTTCAACACTTGAATATCAGTGGAACAAGTGGTAACAG TAACAAAACAGAAGACAGTGGAACATGTCAATGCATGAGGTTTCTCCATCGGAGGTGTTTTGTGCTTCTCCTGGCTGTGGGGATCCTGGTGATCTTCTACGTAACCACCCTCTTCACTGTTCATATAAGCCAGACCCCACTCTGGCTGCTAGGAGGCCAGGATCTAACTCCTCTCTCTTATATCAATGGAAATGAGGGGGAGTTTTTTCCACCATACAATGTAGCATACCCACAGAAATATAAGTTTGTCCTGGATGAGCCTCATGAGTGCCAGGACCGCAGCCCCTTCCTGCTTCTGATGGTGCCAGTAGCTCCTGGTAATCTGGTAGCCCGGGAGGATATCCGGAAGACTTGGGGTAAGGAGAGCCTGGTTCTGGGACGGGCTGTGCGTCTGTTCTTCCTTTTGGGCCTGCCCAGTGGAGCGGAGGCAGAGAGGATGCAGGAGGAGGTGCTGCTTGAGAACCAGCAGTACCATGACATGCTGCAGAGTGACTTCCAGGACAGCTACTTCAACCTGACCATCAAGACCATGGTGATGCTGGAGTGGCTGGCCTCTCGCTGCCCCGGCGCCTCCTTCGCCATGAAGATCGACTCTGACATGTTCCTCAATGTGCACAACCTGGTCAACATGCTGATAGACCCAACTACACCAAAGCACAACTACATCACTGGGAAGTTCAGCCAAAACACACAAGTGGTGAGAGACCGCACCTCAAAGTGGTACATTCCCAATAAGGTTTACCCCAGTACCAAATTCCCTCCCTACCTTTTGGGAAATGGTTATGTCTTTTCCATAGATCTTCCTGAGAAGATAGTGGAAGCATCCAAACAAGTCCGTGCCATATTTTTAGAGGATGCCTACCTGGGTATGTGTCTGAGCCATTTAGGGATTGCAGCCAGTTACCCACCTAACTCTTCCCTCTTCAAGCTTTCCATGCCCTACACTCATAATCGCTGTTACTACTCTACTGTCATCACTACCGAAATGGACCATGTGAGTGACCTGCTGCGAGTCTGGGAGGACTTACAGAGACCTGGCACCCCCTGCTAA